The following are encoded in a window of Vespula pensylvanica isolate Volc-1 chromosome 2, ASM1446617v1, whole genome shotgun sequence genomic DNA:
- the LOC122626906 gene encoding uncharacterized protein LOC122626906, which produces MRSVAKYRAARPSLFVSLLFVVFAGVTGVRGLTNVSIDVPLAVAAGTTVNMSCRYDLETDILYAVKWYKGQEFFRYVPKEDPPIEVFGDLGAKVVTNRSNANYVILKDVQPSNSGKYRCEVSEDFPSFNTLMVFDYMHVASLPKGDPEVNVEKQRYAVGDTVRGNCTVPSGNPPANITWTVNGNQVNSSFIMNITDKFIDNHHMAIAGLDFEIASNTFSNGKLQVVCNANVFHLYQKKAEVLLKEERPILASVLGTRESSYIGNAARRVEEWFCTGVLTTLLLCNLR; this is translated from the exons GTGTTCGTGGATTGACAAATGTGTCGATCGATGTACCGTTAGCAGTCGCAGCTGGCACGACGGTCAACATGAGCTGCAGGTACGATTTGGAAACGGACATCCTTTACGCGGTGAAATGGTACAAGGGACAGGAATTTTTTCGATACGTTCCGAAAGAGGATCCACCGATCGAAGTTTTTGGAGATCTCGGTGCTAAAGTTGTG ACGAATCGGAGCAACGCCAACTACGTGATTCTGAAGGATGTCCAGCCGAGTAATTCCGGAAAATATCGTTGCGAAGTTTCCGAGGACTTTCCGTCCTTTAATACCCTAATGGTTTTTGATTACATGCACGTGGCCA GTCTCCCAAAAGGTGATCCGGAAGTGAACgtagagaaacaaagataCGCGGTCGGTGACACGGTAAGAGGCAATTGTACCGTGCCTTCAGGAAATCCTCCAGCCAATATAACGTGGACCGTCAATGGAAATCAG GTAAACTCGTCCTTCATAATGAACATCACGGACAAATTCATCGACAATCATCACATGGCTATAGCAGGCTTGGACTTTGAAATTGCTTCGAATACCTTCAGCAACGGCAAACTGCAGGTCGTTTGTAACGCCAACGTCTTTCATCTCTATCAAAAGAAGGCCGAAGTCCTTTTAAAGGAGGAACGACCGATATTGGCTTCCGTACTGGGAACTCGTGAATCTTCTTACATCG gTAATGCAGCGAGACGCGTCGAGGAGTGGTTTTGCACAGGTGTACTGACTACCTTGCTGCTGTGCAATCTGAGATAA
- the LOC122638041 gene encoding prefoldin subunit 5, translated as MSEISLSEGSQMQQIDISNLNFQQLVHLKQQMDQELNVFQDSLHKLKLAQSRFLESGSCLEKITPKVEGKEILVPLTGSMYVTGKLANTSNVLVDIGTGYYAQKSIQDAKEYFKGRVEYVTEQMEKIQQVGLEKSKIRDATVSIIEMKIQNPM; from the exons atGTCAGAAATATCGTTATCTGAAGGGTCTCAAATGCAACAAATTGATATTTCCAATTTAAATTTCCAACAATTAGTGCATTTGAAGCAGCAAATGGATCAAGAACTTAACGTCTTTCAAGATTCTTTGCACAAATTGAAACTCGCACAAAGTAGATTCCTAGAGTCTGGATCGTGTTTGGAAAAAATTACACCTAAGGTCGAAG GAAAGGAAATACTTGTACCACTTACCGGGTCGATGTATGTTACTGGAAAACTCGCAAACACAAGTAATGTATTAGTTGATATAGGGACTGGCTATTACGCGCAAAAGAGCATACAAGATGCAAAGGAATATTTCAAAGGAAGAGTAGAATATGTTACTGAACAAATGGAAAAGATTCAGCAAGTTGGTttagagaaaagtaaaattagaGATGCAACAGTAAGcataattgaaatgaaaattcagaatccaatgtaa
- the LOC122637757 gene encoding muscarinic acetylcholine receptor M5 has protein sequence MEVNGTQSSLNGTEANRTTAPIFTIGTDFITRWKLKRQRERLCRYVYNQILTAECTQLNGTWPDPDDPRWSSGEYGELLPEWFPTNATNISILGNITTPMSLDIAPVLPPFELWQTVLIAICLAICILLTVGGNILVLLAFIVDRAIRQPSNYFIASLAATDMLIGTVSMPFYTVYVLMGYWNLGPLLCDLWLSVDYTVCLVSQYTVLLITIDRFCSVKIAAQYRSWRTKNRVIWMVTITWIIPALLFFISIFGWEHFIGYRDLNPGQCAVQFLKDPVFNTALIIGYYWTTLIVLFILYGGIYKTAYDMQKKSEMKQRKMQSMVALSAGAMSGMAGRAAGIGMSKTQSTLLSQDKPRVSLSGGQEDNTIGADSGQKSSKVSGSGGTEDAADKVTCASTMPTETEKSERSSSPAFDSDEESTVGPSQQLSNIKKRSSLAGLVVQSGALQMFATNGRLNGIVPVKIETSIPTTKKILPTTSPVCESSTMTQKGQTLPKIQELSLLDTDNPIEPDKSSSQTLTPEQSLKSIDVYSSKQVTTSNEEATPLVQSRQLSLNSSQQNIIPPPTQFQSSPPITGSPSTSSSGDRPKSLVVSSHGQGTFDILTGLDGADLRYMDESSVILPSPSYESPPSSFSCSLANPLSTAPSSPILCNAVSTATTTSLLQAALLRATQQAGANQMAPLNKQAQQQQPAMSNASSQTHPPRVFITQQTNAASQTSPTVSKVHTEVTVKAEDTKRQPVTSVIGIAKIVESSNSTTERFSDQATERFSDQGTKINNNPPQNSSSSSMVPTISGTDGQETKKQSKKRGTENEEESGSRRDFVKTIGKRLKAKTQRNPTMGRQKSRTENRARKAFRTISFILGAFVACWTPYHILALVEGFCTNPPCTNEHLFMFSYFLCYANSPMNPFCYALANQQFKKTFTRILKGDLHMT, from the exons gAAGCTGAAAAGGCAACGAGAGCGTCTCTGCAGATACGTGTACAATCAGATTTTGACAGCGGAATGTACTCAGTTGAATGGAACTTGGCCTGATCCCGATGATCCACGCTGGAGTAGCGGTGAATACGGAGAACTTTTGCCCGAATGGTTCCCAACGAATGCAACCAATATTTCGATTCTAGGAAATATAACAACCCCAATGTCACTGG ATATAGCACCGGTTTTACCACCCTTCGAGCTCTGGCAAACGGTCCTGATAGCTATATGTCTTGCGATATGTATACTACTGACAGTGGGTGGTAATATTCTTGTATTATTGGCATTTATCGTCGACAGAGCCATCAGACAGCCGAGCAACTATTTCATTGCGTCGTTAGCTGCCACTGACATGCTCATTG GTACAGTCTCAATGCCATTCTATACGGTATATGTTCTAATGGGCTATTGGAATCTTGGACCTCTACTCTGCGACCTATGGCTATCCGTAGACTACACAGTTTGTCTGGTGTCACAGTACACGGTCCTCTtgattacgatcgatcgtttttgcTCGGTGAAAATCGCTGCGCAATATCGCAGCTGGCGTACAAAGAATCGTGTCATCTGGATGGTGACTATTACTTGGATCATACCGGcacttctcttcttcatcaGTATATTCGGTTGGGAACACTTTATCGGCTACAGAGACCTTAATCCGGGACAGTGCGCGGTGCAGTTCCTTAAAGATCCAGTGTTCAATACGGCGCTTATAATCGGTTATTATTGGACGACGCTGATCGTTCTCTTCATTCTCTACGGAGGAATTTATAAAACCGCCTACGACATgcaaaagaaaagcgaaatgAAGCAGAGGAAAATGCAATCGATGGTGGCGTTGAGTGCTGGTGCCATGTCCGGGATGGCTGGTCGAGCAGCCGGTATAGGTATGTCAAAGACTCAAAGTACCTTGTTGAGTCAAGATAAGCCAAGAGTGAGCTTGTCGGGTGGTCAAGAAGATAATACGATTGGTGCCGATAGTGGACAAAAGTCGTCTAAAGTTTCGGGATCGGGTGGAACAGAAGATGCTGCGGACAAGGTCACCTGTGCCAGTACAATGCCTACGGAAACAGAAAAGTCTGAACGCTCTAGTAGCCCGGCCTTCGACTCCGACGAAGAAAGTACGGTCGGGCCGTCTCAACAGCTGAGTAATATCAAGAAACGTTCGTCTCTTGCCGGCCTGGTTGTCCAATCCGGGGCGCTTCAAATGTTCGCCACCAACGGTCGATTGAACGGCATCGTACCTGTTAAGATCGAAACAAGCATACCAACCACGAAGAAAATCTTACCGACGACGAGTCCGGTCTGCGAATCTAGCACGATGACTCAGAAAGGCCAAACACTGCCGAAGATACAGGAGCTCAGTCTTCTAGATACCGATAATCCCATCGAGCCAGACAAATCGAGTAGTCAAACGTTAACCCCAGAACAATCACTAAAATCTATCGATGTTTACAGTAGTAAACAAGTGACCACGTCGAACGAAGAAGCAACACCGCTCGTTCAAAGCCGACAACTTTCGCTGAATAGTTCTCAACAAAATATCATACCACCACCCACGCAGTTTCAAAGCAGTCCACCGATAACGGGAAGTCCCTCGACTTCATCGTCCGGTGACAGACCGAAGTCTTTGGTCGTTTCGAGTCATGGTCAAGGTACCTTCGACATTCTAACTGGCCTCGACGGAGCCGACTTGAGGTACATGGATGAAAGTTCGGTCATTCTCCCGAGTCCTTCATACGAAAGCCCACCATCCTCTTTCTCGTGCAGTTTAGCGAACCCTCTTTCGACGGCACCATCATCACCTATTCTCTGTAATGCGGTTTCTACGGCGACTACGACTAGCTTGTTACAAGCCGCGCTCCTCAGAGCAACTCAGCAAGCTGGCGCGAATCAAATGGCTCCATTGAACAAACAGGCTCAACAACAGCAACCTGCGATGTCGAATGCCTCGAGTCAAACGCATCCACCACGTGTCTTCATCACCCAACAAACAAACGCCGCATCTCAAACGTCTCCTACGGTGAGCAAAGTGCATACCGAAGTAACTGTCAAGGCTGAAGACACTAAACGTCAACCAGTTACGTCTGTGATCGGTATCGCGAAGATCGTTGAGTCATCCAATAGTACTACCGAGAGATTTTCTGATCAAGCTACTGAAAGATTCTCCGATCAAGGCACCAAGATCAACAATAATCCACCGCAAAACTCATCGTCAAGTAGTATGGTACCAACGATTTCTGGCACAGACGGACAAGAGACTAAAAAACAatcaaaaaagagaggaacCGAAAATGAGGAAGAAAGCGGCTCTAGAAGAGACTTCGTCAAGACTATCGGCAAACGATTAAAAGCCAAAACTCAGAGAAATCCGACAATGGGACGACAAAAGTCAAGGACTGAAAACAGAGCACGCAAAGCCTTCAGAAcgatatcttttattcttggAGCTTTTGTTGCCTGTTGGACACCTTATCACATTCTGGCTCTCGTCGAAGGCTTTTGTACGAATCCTCCGTGTACGAATGAACATCTCTTCATGTTCTCCTATTTCTTGTGCTATGCAAACAGTCCAATGAATCCCTTCTGCTATGCTCTGGCCAATCAACAATTTAAGAAAACCTTTACGAGAATACTTAAGGGTGATCTACACATGACGTAA